The Euwallacea similis isolate ESF13 chromosome 35, ESF131.1, whole genome shotgun sequence genome has a segment encoding these proteins:
- the LOC136418482 gene encoding uncharacterized protein produces MKPFLITFLLAAAYARPEPPVQQGYNYPSPGPISVDFVGPQLGPQLGPHQSDVDFGGLDTSFRGGPVGGHLDTTYGAPPQLPTVHKHVYVHVAPEEPQEIKPQRVIPTAAPQKHYKIIFIKAPNPPTPTAPIIPVQPQDEEKTLVYVLVKKPEEQPEIVVPTPAPTQPSKPEVYFIRYKTQKEGGSGGYNYGVPGGHGVGSGLGSSGVSGLGGAVVSGSGVSGSGISGAGGELSGPGAAIGGGSASTQYGPPGYHK; encoded by the exons ATGAAGCCGTTCCTG ATAACGTTCTTATTGGCTGCGGCCTACGCCCGCCCAGAACCGCCAGTACAACAAGGCTACAACTACCCCAGTCCCGGTCCTATTTCTGTAGACTTTGTTGGTCCTCAATTAGGTCCTCAACTGGGCCCACATCAATCAGATGTAGATTTTGGAGGTCTCGATACATCCTTCAGAGGAGGTCCCGTTGGAGGTCATTTAGACACCACTTATGGTGCTCCACCTCAACTCCCTACTGTTCATAAGCACGTTTACGTCCATGTAGCCCCAGAGGAGCCTCAAGAGATCAAACCGCAAAGAGTGATCCCCACTGCTGCTCCTCAAAAGCACTACAAGATTATCTTTATCAAGGCACCAAACCCGCCAACCCCAACTGCGCCAATCATCCCAGTCCAACCTCAGGACGAGGAGAAGACTTTGGTGTATGTTTTAGTCAAGAAACCAGAAGAGCAGCCGGAAATTGTGGTACCCACCCCTGCTCCCACTCAGCCAAGCAAGCCGGAGGTTTACTTCATCAGGTACAAGACCCAGAAGGAGGGTGGAAGTGGAGGATACAACTATGGTGTTCCTGGTGGACATGGTGTCGGATCTGGATTGGGTAGTTCTGGAGTTTCTGGACTTGGTGGAGCTGTAGTGTCTGGATCTGGAGTGTCAGGATCTGGAATTTCTGGAGCTGGAGGAGAATTGTCCGGACCTGGAGCCGCCATTGGAGGAGGATCTGCCTCTACCCAATATGGACCTCCCGGCTACCACAAATAA